The Streptomyces sp. NBC_00344 genome includes a window with the following:
- a CDS encoding DUF5998 family protein: protein MAKTGTTTQGLRAAIERSGYYPALVAEAVEAAVGSEPVASYLVHQETTFDSNEVRRHVTVLVLTGNRFIVSHTDEQAADGGSPTPFATTSTESVKLDRISSVVLSRVVANPEKYVPGTLPREVVLTIGWGAVARLDLEPAACGDPNCEADHGYTGSSTADDLSLRVSEAGDGPDTVRQTLAFSQALSEATAAAGR from the coding sequence ATGGCAAAGACCGGTACGACGACCCAGGGGCTGCGCGCGGCGATCGAGCGCAGCGGCTATTACCCGGCCCTCGTGGCCGAGGCGGTGGAGGCCGCTGTCGGCAGTGAGCCGGTTGCTTCGTATCTGGTGCACCAGGAGACCACGTTCGATTCCAACGAGGTGCGCCGTCATGTCACGGTCCTCGTTCTCACGGGCAACCGGTTCATCGTCAGCCACACCGACGAACAGGCCGCCGACGGCGGCTCACCGACGCCGTTCGCCACCACGTCCACCGAGTCGGTGAAGCTCGACCGGATCTCCTCCGTGGTGCTCAGCCGTGTGGTGGCCAATCCGGAGAAGTACGTTCCCGGCACCCTGCCCCGTGAGGTCGTACTGACCATCGGCTGGGGCGCGGTCGCCCGGCTCGACCTGGAGCCTGCGGCCTGCGGTGACCCCAACTGCGAGGCGGACCACGGATACACCGGAAGCTCCACCGCCGACGATCTGAGCCTGCGGGTGAGCGAAGCGGGCGACGGACCTGACACCGTCCGCCAGACGCTCGCCTTCTCCCAGGCGCTCTCCGAGGCGACCGCGGCGGCCGGCCGCTGA
- a CDS encoding bifunctional acetate--CoA ligase family protein/GNAT family N-acetyltransferase, translating into MQPPLEQNPHQEYPAHWEADVVLRDGGTARIRPITTDDAERLVSFYEQVSPESKYYRFFAPYPRLSAKDVHRFTHHDYVDRVGLAATIGDEFIATVRYDRIGEGEAEVAFLVQDAHQGRGVASTLLEHIAAVAREREVGRFIAEVLPANNKMIKVFTDAGYEQKRSFEDGSVHLTLDLEPTAASLAVQRAREQRAEARSVQRLLAPRAVAVVGAGRAPGGVGRTVLRNLLASGFTGRSYAVNRAFPDDLTEVEGVPAHRSVAGIDDTVDLVVVAVPAEDVPAAVADCGESGVQGLVVLAAGYAESGPDGLRRQRELLRQARSYGMRIIGPNAFGLINTSEAVRLNASLAPESPVRGRIGLFTQSGAIGIALLSGLHRRGAGLSSFISSGNRADLSGNDFLQYWHDDPDTDVALLYLESIGNPRKFTRLARRTAAVKPVVVVKGARHSGSAPPGHAVPVTRIPDATVSALLRQAGVIRVDTVTELVDAGLLLAGQPLPAGPRVAIIGNSESLGLLSYDACLTERLRPLPPVDLTTGATPEDFRDALAGALADNACDAVLVTAIPWVGDNGVTESGDGEVLAAALREAAAHAPTAKPVAVVHLEIGGLAEALAAATSTAPGSQQQPAPSAGQAREAGAPEHAAAPAGGAGAPDATGPRRIPAYPAAERAVRALAQAVRYAQWRRQAADPGRVPEYDDIDEAGAAARIVALLDTAHVDVARGLALSPDDACDLLGLYGIEVLPVRPAPDADSAVAAADALGYPVALKATAPHLRHRPDLGGVRLDIVSEAGLRRAYTELTGALGTPAEVRPVVQAMVPRGVDTVVRSAIDTAVGAVLSFGLAGAPSELLGDTAHRLVPATDRDAAELIRTIRTAPLLFGWRGSAPVDTAALEELLLRVSRLVDDHPEVVSVSLEPVVVGAGGLSVLGASVRLAPPHARDDIGPRRLPSY; encoded by the coding sequence ATGCAGCCCCCGCTGGAGCAGAACCCGCACCAGGAGTATCCGGCCCACTGGGAAGCCGACGTGGTGCTGCGCGACGGGGGCACGGCGCGGATCAGGCCGATCACCACCGACGACGCCGAGCGGCTGGTCAGCTTCTACGAGCAGGTCTCGCCCGAGTCGAAGTATTACCGTTTCTTCGCTCCCTATCCCAGGTTGTCCGCCAAGGACGTCCACCGCTTCACCCATCACGACTACGTCGACCGGGTGGGACTCGCGGCGACCATCGGCGACGAGTTCATCGCGACCGTCCGCTACGACCGGATCGGCGAGGGCGAGGCCGAGGTGGCCTTCCTCGTCCAGGACGCACACCAGGGACGGGGTGTGGCCTCCACACTTCTCGAGCACATCGCGGCGGTGGCCCGTGAGCGCGAGGTCGGCCGGTTCATCGCCGAGGTGCTGCCCGCCAACAACAAGATGATCAAGGTGTTCACGGACGCCGGGTACGAGCAGAAACGCAGCTTCGAGGACGGCTCCGTCCACCTCACCCTCGACCTCGAACCCACCGCGGCATCCCTCGCGGTGCAGCGTGCCCGGGAGCAGCGTGCCGAGGCCCGGTCCGTGCAACGGCTGCTGGCCCCCAGGGCGGTGGCGGTGGTCGGCGCGGGCCGGGCGCCCGGAGGGGTGGGCCGCACGGTGCTGCGCAACCTCCTCGCCTCCGGCTTCACCGGGCGCAGCTATGCCGTGAACCGCGCCTTTCCCGATGACCTCACCGAGGTGGAAGGGGTCCCCGCCCACCGCTCGGTCGCCGGGATCGATGACACCGTCGACCTGGTGGTCGTCGCCGTACCCGCCGAGGACGTCCCGGCAGCGGTGGCCGACTGCGGGGAGAGCGGCGTTCAGGGCCTGGTCGTGCTGGCCGCCGGTTACGCCGAGAGCGGCCCCGACGGGCTGCGCCGCCAGCGTGAACTGCTCCGCCAGGCGCGGTCGTACGGAATGCGCATCATCGGCCCGAACGCCTTCGGTCTCATCAACACATCCGAAGCTGTCCGGCTGAACGCCTCACTGGCACCCGAGTCGCCCGTCCGCGGGCGGATCGGGCTCTTCACCCAGTCCGGCGCGATCGGCATCGCGCTGCTCTCCGGGCTGCACCGGCGAGGTGCCGGGCTCTCGTCCTTCATCTCGTCGGGCAACCGCGCCGACCTCTCGGGCAACGACTTCCTGCAGTACTGGCACGACGACCCCGACACCGATGTGGCGCTGCTGTACCTGGAGTCGATCGGCAACCCCAGAAAGTTCACCCGGCTCGCCAGGCGTACGGCGGCGGTGAAACCGGTCGTGGTGGTCAAGGGCGCCCGGCACAGCGGCAGCGCACCGCCGGGGCACGCCGTTCCGGTCACCCGGATTCCGGACGCCACGGTCTCCGCGCTGCTCCGGCAGGCGGGCGTCATCAGGGTGGACACGGTCACCGAGCTCGTCGACGCGGGCCTGCTGCTCGCCGGCCAGCCGCTTCCCGCCGGCCCGCGCGTCGCGATCATCGGCAACTCCGAGTCGCTGGGACTGCTGTCGTACGACGCCTGCCTCACCGAACGCCTCCGTCCGCTGCCGCCGGTCGATCTGACCACCGGTGCGACCCCGGAGGACTTCCGCGACGCGCTTGCCGGGGCGCTCGCGGACAACGCCTGCGACGCGGTGCTGGTCACGGCGATTCCCTGGGTGGGCGACAACGGCGTGACGGAATCGGGCGATGGTGAAGTACTCGCCGCCGCGCTGCGGGAGGCGGCCGCGCACGCCCCCACCGCCAAACCGGTGGCCGTGGTCCACCTGGAGATCGGCGGCCTGGCCGAAGCGCTGGCCGCCGCCACCAGCACGGCGCCCGGATCCCAGCAGCAGCCCGCGCCCAGCGCCGGGCAGGCGCGGGAGGCCGGAGCACCGGAACATGCCGCTGCCCCCGCCGGTGGCGCCGGCGCCCCGGACGCCACAGGCCCGCGCCGGATTCCCGCCTATCCTGCCGCGGAGCGCGCCGTCCGGGCACTTGCGCAGGCCGTCAGGTACGCCCAGTGGCGCCGTCAGGCGGCCGACCCCGGGCGGGTCCCCGAGTACGACGACATCGACGAGGCGGGTGCCGCCGCCCGGATCGTTGCCCTGCTGGACACAGCCCATGTCGACGTCGCCCGGGGTCTGGCCCTCTCGCCCGACGACGCATGTGACCTTCTCGGCCTCTACGGCATCGAGGTCCTGCCCGTCCGGCCCGCGCCGGACGCCGACTCCGCTGTCGCGGCGGCGGACGCCCTCGGCTACCCGGTCGCGCTCAAGGCCACCGCACCCCATCTCCGCCATCGCCCCGACCTCGGCGGTGTCCGCCTCGACATCGTGTCCGAGGCAGGACTGCGCCGCGCCTACACCGAGCTCACGGGTGCTCTCGGTACGCCCGCCGAAGTCCGGCCGGTCGTCCAGGCGATGGTCCCCAGGGGAGTGGACACCGTTGTGCGGTCCGCGATCGACACCGCCGTGGGCGCCGTTCTCTCCTTCGGTCTGGCCGGCGCCCCGTCCGAACTGCTCGGCGACACCGCCCACCGGCTGGTCCCGGCCACCGACCGGGACGCCGCCGAACTGATCAGGACCATCCGGACAGCCCCGCTGCTCTTCGGGTGGCGCGGATCGGCGCCCGTGGACACCGCTGCCCTCGAGGAGCTCCTGCTGAGGGTGTCCCGGCTGGTCGACGACCACCCCGAAGTGGTCTCGGTCTCCCTCGAACCCGTCGTCGTAGGGGCCGGCGGCCTGTCCGTCCTCGGCGCTTCCGTCCGGCTGGCGCCACCGCATGCCCGTGACGACATCGGTCCGCGCCGCCTCCCCAGCTACTGA
- a CDS encoding HPr family phosphocarrier protein produces MAERRVKVGWAEGLHARPASIFVRATTASGVPVTIAKADSNPVNAASMLAVLGLGAEGGEEIVLASDADGADAALDRLAKLVADGLDELPETV; encoded by the coding sequence ATGGCTGAGCGCCGCGTAAAGGTCGGTTGGGCCGAGGGTCTGCACGCCCGCCCCGCCTCCATCTTCGTCCGTGCCACCACGGCTTCCGGCGTCCCGGTGACGATCGCGAAGGCCGACAGCAATCCGGTCAACGCCGCGTCGATGCTCGCGGTCCTCGGCCTGGGCGCGGAAGGCGGCGAGGAGATCGTCCTCGCATCCGATGCCGACGGAGCCGACGCCGCCCTCGACCGGCTGGCGAAGCTGGTCGCCGACGGTCTCGACGAACTCCCCGAGACCGTCTGA
- a CDS encoding GntR family transcriptional regulator, which translates to MRIPAHSVCTAIRDDIIAGVLERGGRLTEEPLARRYGVSRVPVREALRTLESEGFVVTRRHAGACVAEPTEREAADLLEMRMLLEPMGAARAAQRRTEAHLKVLRGLVRLGQERVRRGQGEDLRSLGSWFHETLVQASGSAALTTLLTQLRQKIAWMYTVEQPVHPGESWAEHGAIVDAVARGDAERARVLTAQHADRAAAAHRLRKQAPVRTSQHVVNIASGLN; encoded by the coding sequence ATGCGTATTCCCGCGCATTCGGTGTGCACGGCAATTCGCGACGACATTATCGCGGGCGTCCTGGAACGGGGCGGCCGGCTGACCGAGGAGCCGCTCGCACGTCGCTACGGAGTCTCCCGCGTCCCGGTGCGCGAGGCGCTGCGGACCCTGGAGTCCGAGGGTTTCGTCGTCACCCGGCGCCACGCCGGAGCCTGTGTCGCGGAGCCGACCGAGCGGGAGGCCGCCGACCTGCTGGAGATGCGGATGCTCCTGGAGCCCATGGGGGCCGCCCGGGCGGCCCAGCGGCGTACCGAGGCCCATCTCAAGGTGCTGCGGGGCCTGGTGAGGCTCGGGCAGGAGCGAGTGCGCCGCGGCCAGGGCGAGGATCTGCGCTCACTCGGCAGCTGGTTCCACGAGACACTCGTGCAGGCGTCCGGAAGTGCGGCGCTGACCACACTGCTCACCCAGCTCCGGCAGAAGATCGCCTGGATGTACACCGTCGAGCAGCCCGTGCACCCCGGCGAGTCGTGGGCGGAGCACGGCGCCATCGTGGACGCGGTGGCACGCGGCGACGCCGAGCGTGCCCGCGTCCTGACCGCGCAGCACGCCGATCGGGCCGCGGCGGCGCACCGGCTGCGGAAGCAGGCACCCGTGAGGACTTCGCAACACGTTGTAAACATTGCGAGCGGGCTGAATTAA
- a CDS encoding M23 family metallopeptidase gives MAFTRPTGKHRAPKRPISRTATAAGVATLATAGVIGTLASPAMADEATVSTAQDSRLVRTILVGDTVADRIEAQATAQQHEADAAAARAKAEAKAKAAARAKAEAREKAEAKAKKEREAKRRAARDAARKRLNAFVAPVADSYVSTGYKTGGSLWSSGSHTGIDFHAASGTPVHAVGAGTVVEAGWGGAYGNNIVIKMNDGSYTQYGHLSSIGVSVGQSVTSGGQIGLSGATGNATGPHLHFEARTTPDYGSDIDPVAYLRSHGVNV, from the coding sequence ATGGCGTTCACCCGCCCTACCGGTAAGCACCGCGCCCCGAAACGTCCGATCAGCAGGACCGCGACCGCCGCGGGTGTGGCGACCCTCGCCACGGCGGGCGTCATCGGCACTCTCGCCTCTCCGGCCATGGCCGACGAGGCCACGGTGTCCACCGCGCAGGACAGCCGCCTCGTCCGGACCATTCTCGTCGGAGACACCGTCGCCGACAGGATCGAGGCCCAGGCCACCGCTCAGCAGCACGAGGCCGATGCGGCCGCCGCCAGGGCGAAGGCCGAGGCGAAGGCGAAGGCGGCTGCCAGGGCGAAGGCCGAGGCGAGGGAAAAGGCCGAGGCGAAGGCCAAGAAGGAGCGCGAGGCCAAGCGACGTGCGGCCCGCGACGCGGCCCGCAAACGGCTGAACGCCTTTGTGGCCCCGGTAGCCGACTCCTACGTCTCGACCGGCTACAAGACCGGCGGAAGCCTCTGGTCCTCCGGCAGCCATACCGGCATCGACTTCCACGCGGCGAGCGGCACCCCGGTCCACGCCGTCGGCGCGGGCACCGTGGTCGAAGCCGGCTGGGGCGGCGCGTACGGCAACAACATCGTCATCAAGATGAACGACGGCAGCTACACGCAGTACGGGCATCTCTCGTCCATCGGTGTCTCGGTCGGCCAGTCCGTCACATCCGGCGGGCAGATCGGCCTCTCCGGCGCCACCGGCAACGCCACGGGTCCGCACCTCCACTTCGAGGCCAGGACGACCCCCGACTACGGCTCCGACATCGACCCGGTCGCATATCTGCGCTCGCACGGCGTCAACGTCTGA
- a CDS encoding M16 family metallopeptidase, whose translation MTFQPQPQPGEATPWAFPAPERSTLPNGLTVLRCDRPGQQIVAVEIILGFSLDVEPDGLDGVATIMARAFSEGTDKHTAEEFAAELERCGATLDAYADHPGVRVSLEVPVSRLPKALGLLAAALRAPAFAESEVERLVGNRLDEIPHEQANPSRRAAKELSKQLFPAASRMSRPRQGTEESVARIDAAAVRAFYEAHIRPAAATAVVVGDLRGTDLDAVLAETIGDWQGGKATPGPVPPIVADDTGRVIIVDRPGAVQTQLLIGRIGADRHDRVWPAQVLGTYCLGGTLTSRLDRVLREEKGYTYGVRAFGQVLRSAQDGTGAAMLAISGSVDTESTGPALGDLWKVLRTLAAEGLTDAERDVAVQNLVGVAPLKYETAAAVAGTLADQVEQQLPDDFQAHLYARLAETGTVEATAAVVNAFPADRLVTVLVGDAGQIREAVEGLGIGEVKVVAG comes from the coding sequence ATGACCTTCCAGCCACAGCCCCAGCCGGGAGAGGCTACTCCGTGGGCCTTCCCGGCCCCGGAGCGCTCCACCCTGCCCAACGGGCTGACCGTGTTGCGCTGCGACCGCCCCGGACAGCAGATCGTGGCCGTGGAGATCATCCTCGGCTTTTCGCTGGACGTTGAGCCCGACGGACTCGACGGTGTCGCAACGATCATGGCGCGTGCCTTCTCGGAAGGCACCGACAAGCACACGGCCGAGGAGTTCGCCGCCGAGCTGGAGCGCTGCGGCGCCACCCTCGACGCATACGCCGACCATCCGGGGGTCAGGGTCTCCCTCGAGGTCCCGGTCTCCCGGCTGCCCAAGGCGCTCGGTCTGCTCGCCGCAGCGCTGCGCGCGCCGGCGTTCGCCGAGAGCGAGGTCGAGCGGCTGGTGGGCAACCGGCTCGACGAGATCCCGCACGAGCAGGCCAACCCGTCCCGCCGGGCGGCCAAAGAGCTCTCCAAGCAGCTCTTCCCGGCCGCATCGCGGATGTCGCGCCCCCGCCAGGGGACGGAGGAGTCGGTGGCGCGTATCGACGCGGCCGCCGTGCGCGCCTTCTACGAGGCGCACATCCGCCCCGCGGCGGCAACGGCCGTGGTGGTCGGCGACCTCAGGGGAACCGACCTGGACGCCGTGCTCGCCGAGACCATCGGCGACTGGCAGGGCGGCAAGGCAACGCCCGGGCCGGTACCGCCGATCGTCGCGGACGACACCGGCCGGGTGATCATCGTGGACCGGCCCGGCGCGGTACAGACCCAGTTGCTGATCGGCCGGATCGGCGCCGACCGGCACGACCGCGTCTGGCCGGCCCAGGTGCTTGGCACCTACTGCCTGGGCGGCACCCTCACATCACGTCTTGACCGGGTGCTGCGGGAGGAGAAGGGCTACACGTACGGTGTGCGCGCCTTCGGGCAGGTGCTCCGCTCGGCGCAGGACGGGACCGGCGCGGCCATGCTGGCCATCAGTGGTTCGGTGGACACAGAGTCGACGGGCCCGGCCCTCGGCGACCTGTGGAAGGTGCTGCGAACGCTGGCCGCGGAGGGGCTGACCGACGCCGAGCGCGATGTCGCCGTACAGAATCTGGTGGGTGTGGCCCCGCTGAAGTACGAGACGGCCGCGGCGGTCGCCGGCACCCTTGCCGACCAGGTCGAGCAGCAGCTCCCGGACGACTTCCAGGCGCACCTGTACGCCCGGCTCGCCGAAACGGGCACGGTCGAGGCGACCGCGGCGGTCGTCAACGCCTTCCCCGCAGACCGTCTGGTGACGGTGCTCGTCGGTGACGCCGGACAGATCAGGGAAGCCGTCGAGGGGCTCGGGATCGGCGAGGTGAAGGTCGTCGCGGGCTGA
- a CDS encoding M16 family metallopeptidase: MPMGHTATAEAGSGGLTATEHRLANGLRVVLSEDHLTPVAAVCLWYDVGSRHEVKGRTGLAHLFEHLMFQGSGQVKGNGHFELVQGAGGSLNGTTSFERTNYFETMPAHQLELALWLEADRMGSLLAALDDESMENQRDVVKNERRQRYDNVPYGTAFERLTALSYPEGHPYHHTPIGSMADLDAATLEDARAFFRTYYAPNNAVLSVVGDIDPEQTLAWVEKYFGTIPSHDGKQPPRDGSLPGVIGSELREEIHEEVPSRALMAAYRLPQDGTRDCDAADIALTILGGGESSLLHNRLVRRDRTAVAAGFGLLRLAGAPSLGWLDVKTSGGVEVPQIEAAVDEELARFAADGPTAEEMERAQAQLEREWLDRLGTVAGRADELCRFAVLFGDPQLALTAVQRVLDISAAEVQEVAKARLRPDNRAVLVYEPVTADEPEEISATDETDEADK; encoded by the coding sequence ATGCCCATGGGTCACACGGCCACAGCCGAGGCCGGTTCCGGCGGCCTGACAGCGACAGAGCACCGGCTGGCCAACGGCCTGCGGGTGGTGCTCTCCGAGGATCACCTGACCCCGGTCGCCGCGGTCTGCCTCTGGTACGACGTCGGTTCACGCCATGAGGTCAAGGGGCGTACCGGACTTGCTCACCTTTTCGAGCACCTGATGTTCCAGGGATCGGGCCAGGTCAAGGGCAACGGCCACTTCGAGCTGGTGCAGGGGGCAGGCGGCTCGCTCAACGGCACCACCAGTTTCGAGCGCACCAACTACTTCGAGACGATGCCCGCCCACCAGCTGGAGCTCGCGCTCTGGCTGGAGGCGGACCGGATGGGCTCACTGCTCGCCGCACTCGACGACGAGTCCATGGAGAACCAGCGGGACGTCGTCAAGAACGAGCGCCGCCAGCGCTACGACAATGTGCCCTACGGCACAGCGTTCGAGCGGCTGACCGCCCTCTCCTATCCGGAGGGCCATCCCTACCACCACACGCCGATCGGTTCGATGGCCGATCTGGACGCGGCGACGCTGGAGGACGCCCGCGCCTTCTTCCGTACGTACTACGCGCCCAACAACGCGGTCCTCTCGGTGGTCGGGGACATCGACCCGGAGCAGACGCTCGCCTGGGTCGAGAAGTACTTCGGCACCATTCCCTCGCACGACGGAAAGCAGCCGCCGAGGGACGGGTCGCTTCCCGGGGTCATCGGCTCCGAGCTGCGCGAAGAGATCCATGAGGAAGTACCGTCGCGCGCGCTGATGGCCGCCTACCGGCTTCCGCAGGACGGCACCCGTGACTGTGACGCCGCCGACATCGCGCTGACGATCCTGGGCGGCGGCGAGTCCTCGCTCCTGCACAACCGCCTGGTGCGCAGGGACCGTACGGCCGTCGCCGCGGGCTTCGGCCTGCTTCGGCTGGCCGGGGCGCCCTCACTCGGCTGGCTGGACGTCAAGACCTCGGGCGGCGTCGAGGTACCGCAGATCGAGGCCGCCGTCGACGAGGAGCTGGCCCGGTTCGCCGCCGACGGCCCGACGGCCGAGGAGATGGAACGCGCACAGGCACAGCTGGAGCGCGAATGGCTGGACCGCCTCGGTACGGTCGCCGGCCGCGCCGACGAACTGTGCAGGTTCGCCGTGCTGTTCGGCGACCCGCAGCTCGCACTGACCGCCGTCCAGCGGGTGCTGGACATCAGTGCGGCAGAGGTGCAGGAGGTCGCGAAGGCGCGGCTGCGTCCCGACAACAGAGCCGTGCTGGTGTACGAGCCCGTCACCGCCGATGAACCCGAAGAGATCAGCGCGACCGACGAGACCGACGAGGCGGACAAGTGA
- a CDS encoding DNA gyrase/topoisomerase IV subunit A gives MARRSTKTPPPEDFEEKILDIDVVDEMQGSFLEYAYSVIYSRALPDARDGMKPVHRRILFQMNEMGLRPDRSYVKCARVVGEVMGKLHPHGDASIYDALVRLSQPFSMRLPLVDGHGNFGSLGNDDPPAAMRYTECRMADATSLMTESIDENTVDFEPNYDGQEREPVVLPAAYPNLLVNGSSGIAVGMATNMPPHNLGEVIAAARHLIKHPGADLDTLMRFVPGPDLPTGGRIVGLDGIKDAYEKGRGTFKIRATATIEDVTPRRKGIVVTELPFAVGPEKVRAKIKDLVGSKKLQGIADLKDLTDRSHGLRLVIEIKNGFVPEAVLEQLYKLTPMEESFGINNVALVDGQPLTLGLKELLEVYLDHRFSVVRRRSEFRRTKRQDRLHLVLGLLVALLDIDEVIRLIRSSDNSAQAKERLISHFSLSETQTQYILDTPLRRLTKFDKIELESERDRLNSEIEELTKILESDAELRKLVSAELAAVAKKFSTDRRTVLLESAGQPVAAASLEVADDPCRVLMSSTGLLARTAGGDPLSTEGQKRTKHDVVISAVPATARGDIGVVTSGGRLLRLAVIDLPQLPDTAAAPNLAGGAQISEFISLADDESVVCLTTLDESSPGLAIGTEQGIVKRVVPDYPANKDELEVIGLRDGDRIVGAAELRTGDEDLVFITDDAQLLRYPAGQVRPQGRPAGGMTGIKLAAGAKVISFSAVDPAADAMVFTVAGSHGTLDDSVRTAKLTPFDQYPRKGRATGGVRCQRFLKGEDLLVLAWAGETPARAAAVNGTPAQLPEPDPRRDGSGIPLTSPVAALAGPGWV, from the coding sequence ATGGCCCGCCGCAGCACGAAGACCCCGCCGCCGGAGGACTTCGAGGAGAAGATCCTCGACATCGACGTGGTCGATGAAATGCAGGGCTCCTTCCTCGAGTACGCGTACTCGGTGATCTACTCACGGGCCCTGCCGGACGCCCGTGACGGTATGAAGCCCGTACACCGGCGCATCCTTTTCCAGATGAACGAGATGGGGCTGCGCCCCGACCGCAGCTATGTGAAGTGCGCCCGGGTCGTCGGCGAGGTCATGGGCAAGCTCCACCCCCATGGCGACGCCTCGATCTACGACGCCCTGGTGCGGCTGTCGCAGCCCTTCTCGATGCGGCTCCCGCTGGTCGACGGACACGGCAACTTCGGCTCTCTCGGCAATGACGACCCGCCCGCCGCCATGCGGTACACCGAGTGCCGGATGGCCGACGCGACCTCGCTGATGACGGAGTCGATCGACGAGAACACCGTCGATTTCGAGCCGAACTACGACGGCCAGGAGCGGGAGCCCGTGGTGCTCCCCGCCGCCTACCCGAACCTGCTGGTCAACGGCTCGTCCGGGATCGCGGTCGGGATGGCGACGAATATGCCGCCGCACAACCTGGGTGAGGTCATCGCCGCCGCCCGGCACCTGATCAAGCACCCGGGCGCGGATCTCGACACGCTGATGCGTTTCGTGCCCGGGCCCGATCTGCCGACCGGCGGCCGGATCGTCGGCCTCGACGGGATCAAGGACGCCTACGAGAAGGGCCGCGGCACCTTCAAGATCCGCGCCACGGCCACCATCGAGGACGTCACCCCGCGGCGCAAGGGAATCGTCGTCACCGAACTGCCCTTCGCGGTCGGTCCCGAGAAGGTCCGCGCCAAGATCAAGGATCTGGTGGGTTCGAAGAAGCTGCAGGGCATCGCCGACCTGAAGGACCTCACCGACCGCTCGCACGGACTGCGCCTGGTCATCGAGATCAAGAACGGCTTCGTGCCGGAGGCGGTGCTCGAACAGCTCTACAAGCTCACCCCGATGGAGGAATCCTTCGGCATCAACAACGTCGCACTGGTTGACGGGCAGCCGCTGACCCTCGGGCTCAAGGAGCTCCTCGAGGTCTATCTCGACCACCGTTTCTCGGTTGTCAGGCGTCGGAGCGAGTTCCGCAGGACCAAGCGCCAGGACCGGCTGCATCTGGTACTCGGCCTGCTGGTGGCACTGCTCGACATCGACGAGGTCATCCGGCTCATCCGTTCCAGCGACAACTCGGCGCAGGCCAAGGAGCGGCTGATCTCGCACTTCTCGCTCAGCGAGACGCAGACCCAGTACATCCTGGACACCCCGCTGCGCCGGCTCACCAAGTTCGACAAGATCGAGCTGGAGAGCGAGCGCGACCGGCTCAACAGCGAGATCGAAGAGCTGACGAAGATCCTGGAATCGGACGCGGAGCTGCGCAAGCTGGTCTCCGCCGAACTCGCGGCGGTGGCGAAGAAGTTCTCCACCGACCGGCGCACGGTCCTCCTGGAGTCGGCGGGACAGCCGGTCGCGGCGGCATCGCTGGAGGTCGCGGACGACCCGTGCCGGGTACTGATGTCGTCGACAGGGCTGCTCGCCCGTACGGCCGGCGGGGACCCGCTGAGCACCGAAGGCCAGAAGCGCACCAAGCACGATGTGGTGATCTCCGCCGTCCCGGCGACGGCACGCGGTGACATCGGCGTGGTCACATCGGGCGGGCGGCTGCTGCGGCTCGCGGTGATCGATCTTCCTCAGCTCCCGGACACGGCTGCCGCGCCGAATCTGGCGGGCGGGGCGCAGATCTCCGAGTTCATCTCCCTCGCGGACGACGAGTCGGTGGTCTGTCTCACCACGCTCGACGAGTCATCGCCCGGACTTGCCATCGGCACCGAACAGGGCATCGTCAAGCGAGTGGTGCCCGACTACCCGGCGAACAAGGACGAGTTGGAGGTCATCGGCCTCAGGGACGGTGACCGGATCGTCGGCGCGGCAGAGCTGCGGACCGGCGACGAGGATCTGGTCTTCATCACGGACGACGCTCAGCTGCTGCGCTATCCCGCGGGACAGGTACGCCCGCAGGGCCGGCCGGCCGGCGGGATGACCGGCATCAAACTGGCGGCCGGCGCCAAGGTGATCTCGTTCTCCGCGGTGGACCCGGCGGCGGACGCCATGGTCTTCACGGTCGCCGGGTCGCACGGCACGCTGGACGACTCGGTGCGGACCGCGAAGCTGACACCGTTCGACCAGTATCCGCGCAAGGGAAGAGCGACCGGCGGGGTCCGCTGCCAGCGCTTCCTGAAGGGCGAGGACCTGCTGGTGCTGGCCTGGGCGGGCGAGACACCGGCTCGGGCCGCCGCGGTCAACGGCACCCCGGCCCAGCTGCCTGAGCCCGACCCGCGACGGGACGGCTCGGGCATCCCGCTGACGTCACCGGTCGCCGCGCTCGCCGGGCCCGGCTGGGTCTGA